In the genome of Streptomyces globosus, one region contains:
- a CDS encoding RDD family protein, translated as MSSDQPPQGQPPEDDPFLKRPHDPTPPPGGSPYDTPPTGGTPPGGPPPGGTPPGGPPPGGPGGPGGYPPPPPPYGSDPYGSGGGPGMPDPLAGMPPLADFGRRLAARIIDLVIVFVPLFLIQLALGTNRYVVETDRGEDVTEVITRSYSGTGLAMTLISIIAYVGYDWFFTKKDGKTPGKKAMGLRVAMLNDGSVPQSGPALGRAAMLWLPTLICCLCLWPLALIVSILVDKPYRQGLHDKVAKTVVVTAP; from the coding sequence ATGAGCTCCGACCAGCCGCCGCAGGGCCAGCCGCCCGAGGACGACCCCTTCCTCAAGAGGCCCCACGACCCGACGCCGCCGCCGGGCGGCTCGCCGTACGACACCCCGCCCACCGGCGGCACGCCCCCCGGCGGGCCCCCGCCCGGAGGCACCCCGCCCGGAGGCCCGCCCCCGGGCGGCCCGGGCGGCCCCGGCGGATACCCGCCCCCGCCGCCCCCGTACGGCAGCGACCCGTACGGCTCAGGCGGCGGCCCAGGCATGCCCGACCCGCTGGCCGGGATGCCGCCGCTCGCCGACTTCGGCAGGCGGCTCGCCGCCCGCATCATCGACCTGGTCATCGTGTTCGTCCCGCTGTTCCTGATCCAGCTGGCGCTCGGCACGAACCGGTACGTCGTCGAGACGGACCGGGGCGAGGACGTCACCGAGGTCATCACCAGGTCCTACAGCGGCACCGGCCTCGCCATGACGCTCATCTCGATCATCGCCTACGTCGGCTACGACTGGTTCTTCACCAAGAAGGACGGCAAGACCCCCGGCAAGAAGGCGATGGGCCTGCGGGTGGCGATGCTCAACGACGGCAGCGTCCCGCAGTCCGGTCCCGCGCTCGGGCGGGCTGCGATGCTCTGGCTGCCCACGCTCATCTGCTGCCTCTGCCTGTGGCCGCTCGCCCTCATCGTGTCGATCCTGGTGGACAAGCCGTACCGCCAGGGCCTCCACGACAAGGTGGCCAAGACGGTGGTCGTCACCGCCCCCTAG